The following coding sequences are from one Delphinus delphis chromosome 17, mDelDel1.2, whole genome shotgun sequence window:
- the LOC132440241 gene encoding LOW QUALITY PROTEIN: lysine-rich coiled-coil protein 1-like (The sequence of the model RefSeq protein was modified relative to this genomic sequence to represent the inferred CDS: deleted 1 base in 1 codon; substituted 1 base at 1 genomic stop codon), translating into MKHSKKTSDSFQDELEDYIKVQKTRGLEPNTCFRKMREDYLETCGYKEEVDSRPRCRMFNQRLPYEPVQTYQRPCNISQAVEKWLPQWLPAYDSRLRLDSLSNCQFTRDCFSGKPVALNFSQQEYNCSSYSVESGVYRHLSLENSTSAHQTSYKQIHQKRKRHPEEGWDKPEEERPKHKRKKAYEEIDLDKHKSIQRNKTEVETVRVSTEKLKNXKDKKSQDVASKKEECKRRKEKKEQGKERTEEEMLWDQSIFRF; encoded by the exons ATGAAGCATTCAAAGAAGACATCTGACTCTTTTCAGGATGAACTTGAAGATTATATCAAAGTGCAGAAAACCAGAGGCTTAGAGCCAAATACTTGCTTCAGAAAGATGAGAGAGGATTATTTGGAAACCTGTGGATACAAAGAAGAGGTTGATTCTAGACCCAGGTGTAGAATGTTTAATCAAAGACTCCCTTATGAACCCGTCCAGACCTACCAAAGACCATGCAATATTTCACAAGCAGTGGAGAAGTGGTTACCTCAGTGGCTACCAGCTTATGACAGCAGGCTGAGACTAGACTCCCTGAGCAACTGTCAATTCACCAGGGACTGTTTCTCAGGAAAACCAGTAGCCCTGAACTTTAGTCAACAAGAGTATAACTGTAGCTCATACAGTGTAGAATCTGGAGTTTACAGGCATCTCTCCTTAGAAAACAGTACCAGTGCCCATCAAACTAGTTATAAACAGATacatcagaagagaaaaagacaccCAGAGGAAGGCTGGGATAAACCAGAAGAGGAGCGGCCCAAGCATAAGAGGAAGAAAGCTTATGAGGAAATAGACTTAGACAAACACAAGAGcatccaaagaaacaaaacagaggtGGAAACAGTCAGAGTCAGTACAGAAAAGCTTAAGAACTGAAAGGACAAAAAAAGCCAAGATGTAGCCTCTAAGAAAGAGGAATGTAAgcgtagaaaagagaaaaaggaacaagggaaagaaaggacA GAAGAGGAGATGCTTTGGGACCAGTCTATCTTTAGATTTTGA